In Ornithinibacter aureus, the genomic stretch ATGCTCGCCTCGAGCAGGGATGCCGCGCTGATGCGCGGGTCGCGTGCGGCGCGGATGGCCTCGACGAACGCCGCTCGCTCCGGCTCACCCGTCAGGATCGCGATCAAGGCCGAGCTGTCGATGATCACGCCGGCAGACCCTGCTCGTCATAGAGGTCGTCCGCCGCGAACGCCTCCCGGTCGACGTCGACGAGCCGGGCATCGACCGCCGCCAGCAGGTCCCACACGCGACGCTGCGCCTGGGCGTCGGCCTCCCCCACCTGCTCGAGATAGCGAGCAAGCGCCTCCTCCACGACGCTCGTCTGGGACCGCCCCGTCGCGGCGGCCGCACGCCGGGCCAGGTCGTGGGCGCGCTCGCTCTTGATGTTCATGCTCATGGCGTTATGGTACCTCATATGTCTACCGTTCTACCCTGCGGACGTCTGCCGCACGAGGGCACACGGCCAGCGGGCACACTGGCACGGTGACCTCAACGCCCGACCTCGACCTCTCGCCGACCCAGATCGACCGCGCCACGGGCGTCCTGCTCACCCAGGCGGTCGGAGACGCCCTCGGCGTGCCGTACGAGTTCGCCGCTCCCCCAGCGGATGAGCCCGAGATGATCGGCGGCGGGCTGGGCCCCTACGAGCCCGGCGAGTGGAGCGACGACACCCAGATGGCGATCTGCATCGCCCGCGTCGCCGCCACCGGTGCCGACCTCACCTCCTCCACCGCGGTGGATGCCGTCGCCGCCGCCTTCGAGGGCTGGCTCAACGGCGGCGCCTCGGACGTCGGCACCCAGACCCGCGCCGTCCTGCGGGCCGCAGCCCGCGCGACCGGGCCGGCCGGCATCCGGCTCACGACAGCGGCACGGGAGTACACGGCATCCCACCCGCGAAGCGCCGGCAACGGCGCCCTCATGCGCACGAGCATCGTGGGCCTGACCCGCCTGCACGACCGCGACCACACCGCAGCATCCGCGCGCGCCGTCGCGGCGATCACGCACGCCGACCGGCTCGCGATCGACTCCTGCGTCCTCTGGTCGGATGCCGTGCGCCGCGCCGTCGTGGATGGTCGCCTCGACCTCACCTCAGGTCTCGACCTCATCGATGCCGACGGCCGTGACCAGTGGGCGTCGTGGATCGACGAGGCCACGGGCGCCGACCCGGCACGGTTCTCCCCGAACGGATTCACCGTCACCGCGCTCCAGGCCGCGTGGGCCGCGATCACGTCGACCGACCCCGGCCGCGGAGATGGGAGCGATCGCGGCGATGGGCGCGACCGGGGTGCTGGCAACGCAGCGGCCCACCTCCGCCGCGCACTGTCCGCCGCCGTCCACGCCGGGGACGACACCGACACCGTCGCGGCGATCGCCGGCGGGCTACTGGGGGCGCGGTACGGAGCGTCCGCCGTACCCGACGCGTGGAGCAGCCTGGTCCACGGCTGGCCGGGCATGACCGCGACCGACCTCACCGATCTCGCCACCCGCACGGCCACCCGAGGCTGAGCCCACCCGGCGAGGCGGCCACAACGCATGAACCCCCAGCGCGACCGGGCCGCAGCAGTGCCCGGACCATGGCAGCCTGTCGTCGTGCCCACCACGCGCCAGCCGTTCGCGAGCCGAGGGGTTGCTCTGGTGGCGGCGGCAGTCGGCGTCGTCCTGCTCGCTCTCTCGGGCCGGTACGGCTACCACCGCGACGAGCTCTACTTCGTCGCTGCGGGCAAACACCTCGCCTGGGGTTACCCCGACCAACCGCCCCTGGTGCCGCTGCTGGCCCGCCTCGCCGACCTGGTGGCCCCGGGCTCGCTGGTCGCCCTGCGGTTGCCGTCGACGCTCGCAGCGATCGCCATCGTCACCCTGACCGCGGCGATCGCCCGCGAGCTCGGGGCGAAACGCGAGGGCCAGGTGATCGCCGCCAGCGCCGCCGCGACGTGCGGGCTCGTGCTCGCCATGACCCACCTGCTGAGCACGAGTACCTTCGGCCTGCTCGGCTGGACACTGCTCACCCTGCTGCTCGTCCGCATCCTCCAGGACGGAGCCACCCTCGGGCGCTGGGTCGCCGTGGGGGCGGTCGCCGGCCTGACCGCGCAATCCAACCCCTTGGTGGGCCTGCTCCTCGTCGTGCTCGTCGCCGCGCTGGCCGCTGTCGGCCCACGACAACTCCTCCGCGAGCCTGGACTCTATGTCGCCGGCGCCATCGCGGTCGTCGTCATCGCCCCCTACCTGTTCTGGCAACACACGAACGGCTGGCCGCAGCTCGACGTGGCGCGCGGCATCGCCAATGGTGAGTCCGGCTCGTCGGAGCCACGCGCGCTGTTCGTGCCGATGCAGCTGCTCCTCGTTGGCCCGCTGCTGACCCCGTTCTGGGTCGTCGGTCTGGTGCGGTTGCTCCGGATGCCGTCGGTGCGGGTTCTCGGGGCCACCTACCTCGGCCTCGCGGCGCTCCTACTCCTGCTCGGGGGCAAGCCCTACTACCTCGCCGGTCTCTACCCGCTGCTGCTCGCTGCCGGGGCGCAGCCCGTCGTCTACCGGATCAAGGTGCCTGCGTGCGTCGCGCTGCTGGGGCTGAGCGTGCCGGCGGTGGTGTTCACGCTGCCCGTGCTGCCGGCGGCTCAGGCCGGCATCCCCGTCGCGGTCAACTACGACGTCGGCGAGACGATCGGCTGGCCGGACCTCGTCAAGCAGGTGGCGGCGACCCACCGGACCCTGCCCGAGGGCACCGCGATCGTCGCCGGCAACTACGGGCTGGCCGGAGCCGTCGACCGCTACGGCCCGGATCTCGGGCTGCCGCCGGCGCACTCGGGGCACATGGCCTACTGGCTCTGGGGGCCGCCGCCGGACGAGGCCGACTCGGTGCTCGCCATCGGCGTCGACCCGGACGTCCTCGACGACGCGTTCACCACCTGCCGCGAGGTCGGCGTGCTCGAGAACCGCTGGGGCATCGACAACGACGAAGACGGCACCACGATGCTCGCCTGTACGGGCCTGACCCGCCCGTGGGTGGACAACTGGCCCGCGTTCCGGCGGCCCTGAACGGCGCCCGATCCGGACAGCAGGCGTCGCTGATCGACCTGCCGGGTCGGCAGGGTGCGGGGCGGGGTCACGCTGGTTCTCGCGCGGACTGGACCGCCAGCAATCGGTCGTAGGAGTCGACGGTGCGGTCCCACTCAACCCGCGTCCCGGTGTCGTCCTCGACGAGCACCCCCGCATACCGCCGGGTGTGCACCACGGTGTGGTGCCGCTCGCACAGCAAGGCAGCATTCGATAGATCCGTCGGCCCACCATCGGCCCAGTGCACGAGATGGTGCGCATCGCTCCAGTGCGCGGGCATGTCACACCCCGGATAGGTGCAGTGCTGGTCACGCAGCCAGAGCCGCTTGCTCTGCGCGGCCGTGAACAACCGCACGTCCCTGCCGAGGTCGACCACCGCACCGGCGGCGCCCATCACCGTCGGGATGATCGTCGCGTCGCACGCCAGCCGGCGTACCGTCTCGGGGGCGAGCAGGGTGCCGGCCTCCGGCCCACCCACGGTCACGCCGGCCCCTCGCAGCCCACTGCGCAGGGTCTCGAGGTCAACGGTGACGAACAGCTGAGCCTTCGTGGCCCGCGAGCCGGGCTCGGCCGACGACACGGCCTGCCGCACCAGCGTCACCAGGGCCTCACCGCGGCGGCGGTCGCTCGAGCGCAGGTCGCGTTCACCGTCAACGGGTGCCGGCGCCGACAGCGGACCCAGCGCCGCCTCGAGCACGGCCTTGCCCTCGGGGTCGAGTACGAGCCGGTACTCGGCCAGGCCCATCTCGTCGACGAACGGCTGCGACAGCGACACGAACCGCTTCGCCGCGTCCTGCTCACGCTGCAACTCCCCATCCACCCCGTAGGTCGCCAAAAGGGTCGGCCGCAACCTGCGGCACTCCCGGGGCCCCGCCGTCGCGGCAACCTCGATCAGCCCGTCCAGCACCGTGGGCCGCGCCTCCTGCGTGATCAACGGCAGCAGCTTCTCCGCTTCGGACAGCACCACAGCGGCACTGCGCACCGGAAGCGAGCCCGACAGCACGGCATCCTTCACCGGCGCCACCCCGGCCACCGCGAACGCCTGCGCCACCGCGACGACCTGACCCGCCCCGCCAGCCTTCGTCGACGGCGCGAACCGCCGCACCCACCCCACCGGCGTCAACGCCTCCGCACCCGCGCCGGTCTCCCCCCGGCCGATCGCCTCGGCCGTCACCACCACCCGGGCAGCCTCCCCCGCGACGACCATCGCGTCAACGTCCCCCATCACCTGCTCAAGCTGAGCCGACCCGGCCCGCCACAACTCATCACCCAACCCACGGCACGCCTCGACACCGGCCGCGATCCGCGCCAACCGTTCGTCGAGTTCCGCCCCCTGTGCCATACCCCAAACCGTACAGACGTCCACCGACAGGGCCTCGGAGTTCTCCACAGGGCCAGCCATCAACCGAGGGCCTGGCGATGCATCAGGGCGGTGATGACCCGGGCTCGCACGGCACGAGGCCGCGGAACAACGCGCTCAAGCAGTTCTTCTGAACGGCTTGAGTCACGCCGTCCTCCATCGACAGTCGCGTGGGCTCGGCCAGTGCCCAGCCGAGCGGAGCCTGCACCTGCGGAGCGTTGTAGGGCGCGATCATCACGAAGCGGTGCCCCGTGCCGGATGTGGAGGTCAGCTCGGCCATCTGCACCGCGGCCTGCTGCTCCAGCGTGAGGGTCGAGCGAAGCGTCTCGGAGGCCCCCATGGCCTTGAGGGGAACCCACAGTTCCTTGGGACGCCCTGGAGAGACGGGCGCGGCTTGGCTGCGGTAGTGGTTCTCCAGGTAGATGACCCACGGCTCGATCGTGAGGGCGCCGAGCCCTGCCAGCTCCCCTTCAGAACGTCCCCCTGCCGCGTTGTGCTGCTCCACCTGCGGAGCGACCGAGTGCCAGATCTCCAGGAGCGCAGGGATGCCGGTGTTGTCCAGGTACCCGCCGTCCACCCCGTAGGTGACGTTCGTCGTCGCACTGGGCGGCTCTGTCACCGGGCAACGGCGCAGTGCGCCGGAGGGGGTGAGGTAGGGGAAACGGGCTGCCATCAGGGCCGCGGTGGAGGCGCGCATGCTGGCGACGCCGGAGACAGTGCACCCATCTCCGGGTTGGAGTCGCTGCACACCCTCGTGGTCCATCAAGCCTGCTCGACCATCGATGGACACCGCAATCGGACCCGCGGGAAATCCCTCGGTCGCGACGCCGCTTCGACAGGACCCCGCATCGGTGGGGAGTGCGCCCACGTTCGAGACCAGGACCCGGCA encodes the following:
- a CDS encoding type II toxin-antitoxin system VapB family antitoxin, translated to MSMNIKSERAHDLARRAAAATGRSQTSVVEEALARYLEQVGEADAQAQRRVWDLLAAVDARLVDVDREAFAADDLYDEQGLPA
- a CDS encoding HNH endonuclease signature motif containing protein yields the protein MAQGAELDERLARIAAGVEACRGLGDELWRAGSAQLEQVMGDVDAMVVAGEAARVVVTAEAIGRGETGAGAEALTPVGWVRRFAPSTKAGGAGQVVAVAQAFAVAGVAPVKDAVLSGSLPVRSAAVVLSEAEKLLPLITQEARPTVLDGLIEVAATAGPRECRRLRPTLLATYGVDGELQREQDAAKRFVSLSQPFVDEMGLAEYRLVLDPEGKAVLEAALGPLSAPAPVDGERDLRSSDRRRGEALVTLVRQAVSSAEPGSRATKAQLFVTVDLETLRSGLRGAGVTVGGPEAGTLLAPETVRRLACDATIIPTVMGAAGAVVDLGRDVRLFTAAQSKRLWLRDQHCTYPGCDMPAHWSDAHHLVHWADGGPTDLSNAALLCERHHTVVHTRRYAGVLVEDDTGTRVEWDRTVDSYDRLLAVQSAREPA
- a CDS encoding ADP-ribosylglycohydrolase family protein, which produces MTSTPDLDLSPTQIDRATGVLLTQAVGDALGVPYEFAAPPADEPEMIGGGLGPYEPGEWSDDTQMAICIARVAATGADLTSSTAVDAVAAAFEGWLNGGASDVGTQTRAVLRAAARATGPAGIRLTTAAREYTASHPRSAGNGALMRTSIVGLTRLHDRDHTAASARAVAAITHADRLAIDSCVLWSDAVRRAVVDGRLDLTSGLDLIDADGRDQWASWIDEATGADPARFSPNGFTVTALQAAWAAITSTDPGRGDGSDRGDGRDRGAGNAAAHLRRALSAAVHAGDDTDTVAAIAGGLLGARYGASAVPDAWSSLVHGWPGMTATDLTDLATRTATRG
- a CDS encoding glycosyltransferase family 39 protein yields the protein MPTTRQPFASRGVALVAAAVGVVLLALSGRYGYHRDELYFVAAGKHLAWGYPDQPPLVPLLARLADLVAPGSLVALRLPSTLAAIAIVTLTAAIARELGAKREGQVIAASAAATCGLVLAMTHLLSTSTFGLLGWTLLTLLLVRILQDGATLGRWVAVGAVAGLTAQSNPLVGLLLVVLVAALAAVGPRQLLREPGLYVAGAIAVVVIAPYLFWQHTNGWPQLDVARGIANGESGSSEPRALFVPMQLLLVGPLLTPFWVVGLVRLLRMPSVRVLGATYLGLAALLLLLGGKPYYLAGLYPLLLAAGAQPVVYRIKVPACVALLGLSVPAVVFTLPVLPAAQAGIPVAVNYDVGETIGWPDLVKQVAATHRTLPEGTAIVAGNYGLAGAVDRYGPDLGLPPAHSGHMAYWLWGPPPDEADSVLAIGVDPDVLDDAFTTCREVGVLENRWGIDNDEDGTTMLACTGLTRPWVDNWPAFRRP